In Streptomyces sp. NBC_00448, the following are encoded in one genomic region:
- a CDS encoding methylated-DNA--[protein]-cysteine S-methyltransferase, with translation MTATEPAGRDPFAGLPEHDTEAMARLHARLAERAVRAGVLDVAYRTLDTPAGTLLLAATDEGVVRIAYAVQDHAAVLQQLADRVSPRVLRAPGRLDNAARQLDEYFAGHRRTFELPLDWRLSKGYRREVLSLLPTIGYGRTESYAQVAAASGSPRAVRAVGTACATNPLPVVVPCHRVVRSDGSPGQYAGGADAKRLLLALEEAAA, from the coding sequence ATGACCGCCACCGAACCGGCCGGGCGGGACCCGTTCGCCGGGCTGCCCGAGCACGACACCGAGGCGATGGCGCGGCTGCACGCGCGGCTGGCCGAACGCGCGGTCCGCGCGGGCGTGCTGGACGTCGCCTACCGGACCCTGGACACCCCGGCGGGCACCCTGCTGCTCGCCGCCACCGACGAGGGCGTGGTGCGGATCGCGTACGCGGTGCAGGACCACGCCGCGGTGCTCCAGCAACTCGCCGACCGGGTCAGCCCGCGCGTGCTGCGCGCGCCCGGGCGGCTGGACAACGCGGCGAGGCAGCTCGACGAGTACTTCGCCGGGCACCGCAGGACGTTCGAACTGCCGCTGGACTGGCGGTTGTCGAAGGGCTACCGGCGCGAAGTGCTGAGCCTGCTGCCCACCATCGGCTACGGTCGCACCGAGAGCTACGCGCAGGTGGCGGCCGCGTCCGGCAGCCCTCGCGCGGTGCGCGCGGTCGGTACCGCGTGCGCCACCAACCCGCTGCCGGTGGTGGTGCCCTGCCATCGCGTGGTGCGCTCCGACGGCTCCCCCGGGCAGTACGCCGGCGGCGCCGACGCCAAGCGGCTGCTGCTCGCGCTGGAGGAGGCGGCAGCGTGA
- a CDS encoding methylated-DNA--[protein]-cysteine S-methyltransferase, protein MRTHTVVDSPVGELVLVAEDGALSGLYFAHRHRGRPKPEEFGARDDSGFDAARQQIEEYFAGERREFGLPLAPKGDDFHRRVWDLIAAIPYGRTRTYGELAADLGDRQLAQAVGGAVGANPLSLVVACHRVVGAGGKLTGYAGGLERKRFLLDLEEPAEEKEARLF, encoded by the coding sequence ATGAGGACGCACACCGTGGTCGACTCCCCGGTCGGGGAACTGGTGCTGGTGGCCGAGGACGGCGCGCTCAGCGGGCTGTACTTCGCGCACCGGCACCGGGGGCGGCCGAAGCCCGAGGAATTCGGCGCGCGCGACGACAGCGGGTTCGACGCGGCCCGGCAGCAGATCGAGGAGTACTTCGCGGGCGAGCGGCGGGAGTTCGGGCTGCCGCTGGCGCCCAAGGGCGACGACTTCCACCGCAGGGTCTGGGACCTCATCGCGGCGATCCCCTACGGCCGCACCCGTACCTACGGGGAACTCGCCGCCGACCTGGGCGACCGGCAGCTGGCGCAGGCGGTCGGCGGCGCGGTCGGCGCGAACCCGCTGTCGCTGGTGGTGGCGTGCCACCGCGTGGTGGGCGCGGGCGGGAAGCTCACCGGGTACGCCGGCGGGCTGGAGCGCAAGCGGTTCCTGCTGGACCTGGAGGAGCCCGCCGAGGAGAAGGAGGCACGGCTGTTCTGA
- a CDS encoding RNA polymerase sigma factor, with protein sequence MSKPPFEQIVTEHGPMVLRVVRAVLGPHDAEDAWSETFLAALRAYPELPGDANVAAWLVTVAHRKAIDVTRANARRPVPAGELPERPSAAGRPEDWDPDLWRALKALPERQRHAVAYHYLAGLPYKEIAAVTGGSTDAARRAAADGMRTLRRTYPAHPDPDPETDTRTGTRTDTSTGTGGRGSTAAGNETGAKGR encoded by the coding sequence GTGAGCAAGCCACCGTTCGAACAGATCGTGACCGAGCACGGGCCGATGGTGCTCCGGGTCGTCCGTGCCGTCCTGGGCCCGCACGACGCGGAGGACGCCTGGTCGGAGACGTTCCTCGCGGCGCTGCGGGCGTATCCGGAGCTGCCCGGGGACGCGAACGTGGCCGCGTGGCTGGTGACCGTCGCGCACCGCAAGGCGATCGACGTGACGCGCGCCAACGCGCGCCGGCCCGTACCGGCCGGCGAATTGCCCGAGCGGCCGAGCGCCGCCGGCCGCCCCGAGGACTGGGACCCCGATCTGTGGCGCGCCCTGAAGGCGCTGCCCGAGCGGCAGCGGCACGCGGTGGCGTACCACTACCTCGCCGGGCTGCCCTACAAGGAGATCGCCGCCGTGACGGGCGGCAGCACCGACGCGGCACGCCGGGCCGCCGCCGACGGCATGCGGACGCTGCGCCGCACCTACCCGGCGCATCCCGACCCCGATCCGGAAACGGACACCCGCACCGGGACCAGGACGGACACGAGCACAGGCACGGGCGGTCGTGGAAGCACGGCCGCCGGCAACGAGACGGGAGCGAAAGGACGATGA
- a CDS encoding SAM-dependent methyltransferase, translating into MAEEEATFAEETDLSDRLRQDLPHSARMYDYYLGGKTNYAVDRTAAEDVIRRFPSIRTVARVNRSFVHRSARFLARERGIRQFVDIGTGIPTQPNLHEVVQREVPQARIVYADNDPIVLVYADNLLSSSPQGATEYVEADVTDPTALLAAVEAAQCVDFSEPIGLSLNAVLHFVPDTRDAYGVVEALVGRLAPGSYLALSHCTPDFDPDAWATIMEIYTQGGTPLQVRTKSEVERFFNGLELVEPGVEVAHQWRPEAGEGPSLVTNAQSSLYAGVARKS; encoded by the coding sequence GTGGCCGAGGAAGAAGCGACATTCGCCGAGGAGACCGACCTTTCCGACCGGTTACGGCAGGACCTCCCGCACAGCGCGCGGATGTACGACTACTACCTGGGCGGCAAGACCAACTACGCGGTGGACCGGACCGCCGCCGAGGACGTGATCCGCCGGTTCCCCTCGATCAGGACCGTCGCCCGGGTCAACCGCTCCTTCGTGCACCGCTCGGCCCGGTTCCTCGCCCGCGAGCGCGGCATACGCCAGTTCGTCGACATCGGCACCGGCATACCCACCCAGCCGAACCTGCACGAGGTCGTGCAGCGCGAGGTCCCGCAGGCCCGGATCGTCTACGCGGACAACGACCCGATCGTGCTGGTCTACGCCGACAACCTGCTGAGCAGTTCGCCCCAGGGCGCCACCGAATACGTCGAGGCCGACGTCACCGACCCGACGGCACTGCTCGCCGCGGTGGAGGCGGCCCAGTGCGTGGACTTCTCGGAGCCGATCGGCCTGAGCCTCAACGCGGTGCTGCACTTCGTGCCCGACACGCGGGACGCGTACGGCGTGGTGGAGGCCCTGGTCGGCCGGCTCGCGCCGGGCTCGTACCTGGCCCTGTCGCACTGCACCCCGGACTTCGACCCCGACGCCTGGGCGACGATCATGGAGATCTACACCCAGGGCGGCACCCCGCTGCAGGTCCGCACCAAGTCCGAGGTGGAACGGTTCTTCAACGGTCTGGAGCTCGTGGAGCCCGGCGTGGAGGTCGCCCACCAGTGGCGCCCGGAGGCGGGCGAGGGCCCCTCGCTGGTCACCAACGCGCAGTCGTCGCTGTACGCGGGCGTGGCCCGCAAGAGCTGA
- a CDS encoding family 1 encapsulin nanocompartment shell protein has translation MNNLHRELAPISDAAWADLEAEARRTFARNVAARRIVDVPEPGGLELSAVATGHLDEIAAPGHGVTARTRRSQPVVELRVPFTVDRGQVDDVARGAKDADWQPVKDAAKQLAYAEDRAIFEGYSAAGITGIRAASSNPGLTLPADVREYPDAISHAVTTLRLAGVDGAYTLALSADAYTAVSETSDHGYPIHQHLARLLDGEIVWAPAIDGAFLLATRGGDFELRLGQDVSIGYLGHTATTVDLYFQESLTFLVHTAEAGVALQPSSKPTAV, from the coding sequence GTGAACAACCTGCACCGCGAACTCGCCCCCATCTCCGACGCCGCGTGGGCCGACCTGGAGGCCGAGGCCCGGCGCACCTTCGCCCGCAACGTCGCGGCCCGCCGCATCGTGGACGTGCCCGAGCCCGGCGGCCTCGAACTGTCCGCGGTGGCGACCGGGCACCTGGACGAGATCGCCGCGCCCGGGCACGGCGTGACCGCGCGCACCCGCCGCTCGCAGCCCGTGGTGGAGCTGCGGGTGCCGTTCACCGTGGACCGCGGCCAGGTCGACGACGTCGCGCGCGGCGCCAAGGACGCGGACTGGCAGCCGGTCAAGGACGCGGCCAAGCAACTCGCCTACGCCGAGGACCGGGCGATCTTCGAGGGGTACTCCGCCGCGGGCATCACCGGCATCCGGGCGGCCTCGTCCAACCCCGGGCTGACGCTGCCCGCGGACGTGCGGGAGTACCCGGACGCGATCAGCCACGCCGTCACCACGCTGCGGCTGGCCGGTGTCGACGGCGCGTACACGCTGGCGCTGAGCGCCGACGCGTACACCGCGGTCAGCGAGACCTCCGACCACGGCTACCCGATCCACCAGCACCTCGCGCGGCTGCTGGACGGCGAGATCGTGTGGGCGCCGGCGATCGACGGGGCGTTCCTGCTCGCCACCCGCGGCGGCGACTTCGAGCTGCGGCTCGGCCAGGACGTGTCGATCGGCTACCTCGGCCACACCGCCACCACCGTCGACCTGTACTTCCAGGAGTCGCTGACGTTCCTGGTGCACACCGCGGAGGCGGGGGTGGCCCTCCAGCCGTCGTCCAAACCCACCGCGGTCTGA